In Marisediminicola antarctica, one DNA window encodes the following:
- the trpD gene encoding anthranilate phosphoribosyltransferase codes for MLSETTWPALLSALLEGEHLSISEASWAMQEVMGGAASPATLAAFLVALRAKGETVDEVVGFRDAILANAVPLEVDPMALDIVGTGGDRFGTVNVSTMASVVAAASGIPVVKHGNRAASSESGSSDVLGALGLNLDLSPARVAEVLGETGITFAFAALFHPGFRHAGPTRRELGIPTVFNFLGPLCNPARPEASAVGVANAEKVPLIVGVFQTRGATALVFRGDDGLDELTTTGHSHIWEVSRGAVTEHDLDPLDLGIRRSKMADLVGGDAAHNAAIARATLAGETGPVRDIVLLNAAAGIVSFSLATDHQQAQLPLLDRFRSALVTAAQAIDSGAAITKLDAWIAATERGV; via the coding sequence ATGCTTTCCGAGACCACGTGGCCCGCTTTGCTCAGTGCTCTCCTAGAGGGCGAGCATCTGTCTATCAGCGAAGCCTCATGGGCCATGCAGGAAGTGATGGGGGGTGCCGCGTCGCCCGCGACGCTCGCGGCTTTTCTTGTCGCACTGAGGGCCAAGGGGGAGACCGTCGACGAGGTCGTCGGCTTCCGGGACGCCATCCTCGCCAACGCGGTTCCCCTCGAGGTCGACCCGATGGCCCTCGACATTGTCGGTACCGGCGGAGATCGATTCGGCACGGTGAACGTGTCGACCATGGCCTCCGTCGTGGCCGCGGCCTCCGGGATCCCGGTGGTCAAGCACGGCAATCGGGCCGCCAGTTCGGAATCCGGATCCTCCGATGTGCTCGGCGCTCTCGGACTCAACCTCGACCTGTCGCCCGCGCGTGTCGCGGAGGTGCTCGGCGAGACCGGCATCACGTTCGCGTTCGCCGCGCTCTTCCACCCCGGGTTCCGGCACGCCGGCCCCACACGCCGCGAGCTCGGGATACCCACGGTCTTCAACTTTCTGGGCCCCCTGTGCAACCCGGCGCGGCCCGAGGCATCCGCGGTGGGGGTGGCCAATGCCGAGAAGGTGCCCCTCATCGTCGGTGTGTTCCAGACGCGCGGTGCGACGGCCCTGGTCTTCCGCGGCGACGACGGACTAGACGAGCTCACGACGACCGGTCATAGTCACATCTGGGAGGTCTCTCGGGGGGCGGTGACCGAGCACGACCTCGACCCGCTCGACCTCGGCATCCGGCGGTCGAAAATGGCCGATCTCGTCGGGGGAGATGCCGCGCACAACGCGGCGATCGCACGTGCGACCCTCGCGGGCGAGACCGGCCCGGTTCGCGACATCGTGCTGCTCAATGCTGCCGCCGGAATCGTCTCGTTCTCGCTCGCGACAGACCACCAGCAGGCGCAGCTGCCCCTGCTCGACCGCTTCCGTTCCGCGCTCGTGACGGCGGCGCAGGCGATCGACTCGGGCGCGGCCATCACCAAGCTCGACGCGTGGATCGCGGCGACCGAGCGTGGAGTGTAG
- a CDS encoding cytochrome c oxidase subunit 3, with amino-acid sequence MTKASLDIGHNGDVSTTSLSRSVGAPVVNRPSVVAVGTIVWLGSEVMFFAGLFAIYFTLRSTAPALWESEAGLLNIPFSLTNTIILVLSSVTCQFGVFAAERLQPRATGWKISQWGMVEWFFLTYAMGAVFVSGQIYEYAVLVSEGMTISANSYGSAFYITTGFHGAHVIGGLIAFLIVIGTAFSVKNFGHREATRAIVVSYYWHFVDVVWIGLFLVIYVLK; translated from the coding sequence ATGACAAAAGCGTCCCTCGATATCGGACATAATGGGGACGTGTCCACAACTTCTCTCTCTCGCTCTGTCGGGGCTCCAGTCGTCAATCGCCCCAGCGTTGTCGCGGTGGGCACAATCGTCTGGCTCGGCAGCGAAGTCATGTTCTTCGCCGGCCTGTTCGCGATCTATTTCACCCTTCGTTCCACAGCGCCGGCGCTGTGGGAATCGGAGGCGGGACTTCTCAACATCCCGTTCTCACTCACCAACACGATCATTCTGGTGCTGTCCTCAGTGACCTGCCAGTTCGGTGTCTTCGCCGCCGAACGCCTGCAGCCCAGGGCCACCGGCTGGAAGATCTCCCAGTGGGGAATGGTCGAGTGGTTCTTCCTCACCTACGCCATGGGGGCCGTGTTCGTGAGCGGCCAGATCTACGAGTACGCGGTGCTTGTGAGTGAGGGCATGACCATCAGCGCGAACTCCTACGGCTCCGCGTTTTACATCACAACCGGCTTCCACGGCGCTCACGTGATCGGAGGGCTCATCGCCTTCCTGATCGTGATCGGCACCGCGTTCAGCGTAAAGAACTTCGGTCACCGGGAAGCGACTCGCGCGATCGTCGTCTCCTACTACTGGCACTTCGTCGACGTCGTCTGGATCGGGCTCTTCCTGGTCATCTACGTACTCAAATAG
- a CDS encoding c-type cytochrome: MRTLSSQARGTSNGRKSGRRHPLATVSLILVGLLTTGGAYAMFSSTASAETNTAVTQTMVDEGQKLFAANCATCHGLSAAGTEAGPSLYGVGAASVHFQVGTGRMPLAASGPQGQKKPPQFTEEQTLAMAAYVASLAPGPEIPEERWLQADGDATLGAELFRVNCAMCHNVAGAGGALTEGKYAPALGGVQPVHVYEAMVTGPQNMPVFSDLNLSPQEKADIITYLQYLENNPSPGGADLGSLGPVSEGLFIWIFGLGALVGVTIWIASKAN, translated from the coding sequence ATGCGCACACTCTCCTCGCAAGCACGAGGCACCTCGAACGGCCGCAAGTCGGGCCGACGCCATCCCCTCGCGACAGTCTCTCTCATCCTCGTCGGGCTCCTGACGACCGGTGGGGCCTACGCGATGTTCAGCTCGACCGCCTCGGCGGAAACGAACACCGCGGTGACGCAGACCATGGTCGACGAAGGCCAGAAGCTCTTCGCCGCCAACTGCGCCACCTGCCACGGCCTCAGCGCCGCCGGTACCGAAGCGGGACCGAGCCTCTACGGCGTCGGCGCCGCATCCGTGCACTTCCAGGTCGGCACCGGCCGCATGCCCCTCGCGGCAAGCGGTCCCCAGGGCCAGAAGAAGCCGCCGCAGTTCACCGAGGAGCAGACCCTCGCGATGGCGGCCTATGTGGCCTCGCTCGCACCGGGACCCGAGATCCCCGAGGAGCGCTGGCTCCAGGCCGACGGCGACGCCACACTGGGTGCCGAGCTGTTCCGCGTGAACTGCGCAATGTGCCACAACGTCGCTGGCGCCGGCGGAGCGCTCACAGAGGGCAAGTACGCCCCCGCCTTGGGCGGCGTGCAACCTGTGCACGTTTACGAGGCCATGGTCACCGGCCCGCAGAACATGCCGGTGTTCAGCGACCTCAACCTGTCTCCTCAGGAAAAGGCCGACATCATCACATATCTTCAGTATCTCGAGAACAATCCGTCTCCGGGCGGTGCAGACCTCGGAAGTCTCGGCCCCGTTTCTGAAGGTCTCTTCATCTGGATCTTCGGCCTCGGCGCCCTGGTCGGCGTCACGATCTGGATCGCGTCGAAGGCCAACTAG
- a CDS encoding ubiquinol-cytochrome c reductase iron-sulfur subunit, whose product MAQHDTGEKSAAAGSAVDRIESSRVSPGTAVELSDAFVNPGLPPHRPRVTDLNPKKAKQAERRVYTLFYVSIIGSVAAVAAYAAIPLVPGDNATLRLSTALLGLGIALGLLGIGIGAVYWAKTLMKAEEMVEMRHPTRGSDDTRERAVEIFQLGNEESGFGRRTLIRNSLIGALIATPIPAIVLFRDLGPAGSPAEALMTTMWETGMRLTQDPTGAAIRASDVTLGSVFHVIPDGLLDKEHKLEEKAKAAVLLIRLKPEDINELPERAGWSYDGIVAYSKICTHVGCPVALYEQQTHHLLCPCHQSTFDVTNHCEVIFGPASRPLPQLPISVDSDGYLIAQSDFLEPIGPSFWERS is encoded by the coding sequence ATGGCACAGCACGACACCGGCGAGAAATCCGCCGCTGCCGGCTCGGCTGTCGACAGGATCGAATCGAGCCGTGTCTCTCCAGGCACGGCCGTCGAGCTCTCCGACGCCTTCGTCAACCCCGGCCTGCCACCGCATCGCCCGCGGGTCACCGACCTGAACCCGAAGAAGGCAAAACAGGCCGAACGCCGTGTCTACACCCTCTTCTACGTGTCGATCATCGGAAGCGTCGCAGCGGTTGCCGCGTACGCTGCGATCCCGCTCGTGCCCGGCGACAATGCGACTCTCCGCCTCAGCACAGCCCTCCTCGGGCTCGGCATCGCGCTCGGGCTGCTCGGCATCGGAATCGGGGCGGTCTACTGGGCGAAGACCCTCATGAAGGCCGAAGAGATGGTGGAGATGCGCCACCCCACCCGTGGGTCGGATGACACACGCGAGCGCGCTGTCGAAATCTTCCAGCTCGGCAACGAGGAGTCCGGTTTCGGACGACGCACCCTCATCCGCAACAGCCTCATTGGTGCTCTCATCGCGACGCCGATCCCGGCGATCGTGCTGTTCCGCGACCTCGGCCCGGCCGGCTCCCCTGCGGAAGCGCTCATGACCACCATGTGGGAAACGGGCATGCGGCTCACCCAGGACCCCACGGGCGCGGCCATCAGGGCGTCCGACGTCACTCTGGGCTCCGTCTTCCACGTCATCCCTGACGGCCTTCTCGACAAGGAGCACAAGCTCGAGGAGAAGGCGAAGGCGGCGGTGCTGCTCATCCGTCTCAAGCCGGAAGACATCAACGAGCTTCCCGAACGCGCTGGCTGGTCCTATGACGGAATTGTCGCGTACTCGAAGATCTGCACACACGTCGGCTGCCCCGTGGCGCTGTACGAGCAGCAGACGCACCACCTGCTCTGCCCCTGCCACCAGTCGACCTTCGACGTGACCAACCACTGTGAGGTCATTTTCGGGCCCGCTTCACGGCCCCTCCCGCAACTCCCCATCTCCGTCGATTCCGACGGCTACCTGATCGCCCAGTCGGACTTTCTCGAGCCAATCGGTCCTAGCTTTTGGGAACGCTCATGA
- a CDS encoding cytochrome b gives MSATDTASAPADTTAASTVSPSRGQRFTNASANYIDERTSVSGLVKELGRKVFPDHWSFMLGEIALYSFVVILLSGTFLTFFYDPSMTEVEYEGSYVPLKGLEMSAAMASSLDISFDIRGGLLMRQVHHWAALLFIAAIGLHMLRVFFTGAFRKPRELNWFIGFVLFILAMAEGFTGYSLPDDLLSGNGLRIIDGMVKAIPLIGTWISWLLFGGEFPGTEVIPRLFVLHILLLPAILVVALGAHLLLMVINKHTHYAGPGRTNDNVVGVPVMPIFAAKAGGFFFIVFGVIMLLGAFIQINPIWAYGPYDPSPVSAGTQPDWYIGFADGALRLMPGWDVVLLGYTYPLGVLVPLAVLPIFLGLVAFYPFIEAWITGDKREHHIAERPRNAPARTAIGAAGVTFYAVLWAAASSDLIATHFLVTIEGTIITLRWLLVIGPVLAYFLTKRICLGLQKKDREIALHGYESGRIVRLPGGEYIEVHEQLDDYERWKLVSYLDYEPLMVRPNDKGRISVAQRARAGLSSWFFEDRIAPATTTELERESASH, from the coding sequence ATGAGCGCCACAGACACAGCATCCGCACCCGCCGACACCACAGCCGCGTCGACTGTTTCGCCCTCGCGCGGCCAGCGCTTCACGAATGCGTCGGCCAACTACATCGACGAGCGCACGAGCGTGTCCGGTCTGGTCAAGGAACTCGGCCGCAAGGTATTCCCCGACCACTGGTCGTTCATGCTGGGCGAGATCGCGCTTTACAGCTTCGTCGTCATCCTCCTCTCTGGCACGTTCCTCACCTTCTTCTACGACCCGTCGATGACCGAGGTCGAGTACGAAGGCTCCTACGTGCCGCTCAAGGGCCTCGAGATGTCGGCGGCGATGGCATCCAGCCTCGACATCTCCTTCGACATCCGCGGCGGGCTGCTCATGCGCCAGGTGCACCACTGGGCCGCGCTGCTGTTCATTGCCGCCATCGGCCTGCACATGCTTCGTGTCTTCTTCACCGGCGCGTTCCGCAAGCCCCGCGAGCTCAACTGGTTCATCGGCTTCGTGCTGTTCATCCTCGCGATGGCAGAGGGCTTCACGGGCTACTCGCTCCCTGACGACCTGCTGTCCGGCAACGGGCTGCGGATCATCGACGGCATGGTCAAGGCGATCCCGCTGATCGGGACCTGGATCTCCTGGCTCTTGTTCGGTGGAGAGTTCCCCGGTACCGAAGTCATCCCTCGCCTGTTCGTGCTGCACATCCTGCTGCTGCCAGCGATCCTTGTTGTGGCACTCGGTGCCCACTTGTTGCTGATGGTCATCAACAAGCACACCCACTACGCCGGTCCCGGTCGCACGAACGACAACGTCGTTGGCGTCCCTGTCATGCCGATCTTCGCCGCGAAGGCCGGTGGGTTCTTCTTCATCGTCTTCGGCGTGATCATGCTGCTCGGTGCGTTCATCCAGATCAACCCGATCTGGGCTTACGGCCCCTACGACCCCTCTCCGGTGTCGGCGGGAACCCAGCCGGACTGGTACATCGGTTTCGCCGACGGCGCGTTGCGGCTCATGCCGGGCTGGGATGTCGTTCTCCTCGGCTACACCTATCCACTCGGTGTGCTGGTGCCCCTCGCGGTCCTTCCGATCTTCCTCGGGCTCGTCGCGTTCTACCCCTTCATTGAGGCCTGGATCACCGGCGACAAGCGTGAGCACCACATCGCCGAGCGTCCGCGCAACGCGCCGGCTCGCACCGCCATCGGCGCGGCAGGCGTCACGTTCTACGCGGTCCTCTGGGCCGCCGCGAGCTCCGACCTCATCGCGACCCACTTCCTCGTCACGATCGAGGGAACGATCATCACTCTGCGTTGGCTACTGGTGATCGGGCCGGTACTGGCCTACTTCCTGACCAAGCGCATCTGCCTCGGTCTTCAGAAGAAGGACCGCGAGATCGCTCTGCACGGGTACGAGTCCGGACGCATCGTACGCCTTCCGGGCGGCGAGTACATCGAGGTGCACGAGCAGCTCGACGACTACGAGCGTTGGAAGCTCGTCAGCTACCTCGACTACGAGCCGCTCATGGTTCGCCCCAATGACAAGGGACGCATCTCGGTGGCGCAGCGCGCCCGTGCCGGACTCTCGTCCTGGTTCTTCGAAGACCGCATTGCACCGGCCACGACCACCGAGCTCGAACGCGAGTCCGCGTCGCACTAG